From one Montipora capricornis isolate CH-2021 chromosome 10, ASM3666992v2, whole genome shotgun sequence genomic stretch:
- the LOC138021157 gene encoding uncharacterized protein codes for MVFIQQIVAEKKALVWYLRTYSKLSFRKIAEECGISKSSAHRIYSNEFGNGRKTRILSDKRQGRPRNYNPKSGAASNRARAWRKREEGLKVTAKGCKDLAGGRRLHVLVAIAYGKGVILKVPYQKMTGEFFATFIREHFNMTFANAGPKADGRRLFVMDNDPSQTSRVAKVALEEIEGSFHEIPPRSPDLNPIENIFHLVKRYLDQEAISRNITRESFDEFNLRVLEAFRNIPLETIDKTISSMNTRITAIVASKGERTKY; via the exons ATGGTCTTCATCCAACAAATCGTAGCAGAGAAAAAGGCTTTGGTGTGGTACCTGAGAACATACAGTAAattgtctttccgaaaaatcgctgAGGAATGTGGAATATCAAAGTCGTCTGCGCACCGAATTTACAGTAATGAGTTTGGAAATGGCCGTAAGACAAGGATACTAAGTGACAAGAGGCAGGGAAGACCACGAAAT TATAACCCGAAAAGTGGTGCGGCCTCAAACAGAGCCAGGGCGTGGCGAAAACGAGAGGAAGGGCTTAAAGTTACAGCCAAAGGATGTAAAGATTTAGCGGGTGGACGGCGTCTGCATGTTCTCGTGGCCATAGCATACGGAAAAggagtgatcttgaaagtaccctaccagaaaatgacaggtgaattttttgcgacatttattcgagaacatttcaacatgacTTTTGCAAACGCTGGTCCAAAAGCAGATGGTCgacgtttatttgttatggaCAACGACCCCTCACAAACCAGTCGTGTTGCGAAAGTCGCCCTTGAAGAAATTGAGGGAAGCTTTCATGAAATCCCACCGAGGTCACCAGATCTGAATCCTATAGAGAATATTTTCCATCTTGTTAAGCGCTACTTAGATCAGGAGGCAATATCCAGGAACATTACAAGGgaatcctttgatgaatttaacCTTCGAGTTTTGGAAGCATTTCGGAATATTCCCCTTGAaactatagataaaactatctcGAGTATGAACACAAGGATTACAGCCATTGTCGCTTCCAAGGGCGAAAGGACAAAATATTAA